ACTAAAGGCCGTGCGGAATTTGTTGACGGTAAGTGCGTTCGTATCTATGGTATTTGTCAAGATATTGATACCGCAATGCGATCACAATTAGCATACAGAGCTTCCGCAGAAAAACTTAAAAGTGCAATTTCTGCATCAAATGTAGGTACCTGGGAATATGATTTAAATAACGGATATACCTTATGGGATGACACAAATTTTGAATTACACCATATAGATAAAGATAATTACACGGGAAGCCTTTACCGGAATTGGAAAAAATCTTTACACCCTGATGACATGCTCCGGGTACACCAGGAAGTTGTTGCTTATTATAATGGACAGGGTTTAGGAATTGTAGAGTATAGGGTGCTGTTACCTAATCATAAAATCCGAAACATAAAAGCAAGTGTAACCATTTTAACTGGTCCTAAAAATAATAAATATAGAGCTTTAGGAATTTGTCAGGATATTACAAATGAAAAAAATGCAGCACAAAAATTAAAAAAACTTGTAGAAATTACAGGCCAACAAAATAATAGCTTAACTAATTTTGCTCACATGGTCTCTCATGATCTACGTTCACACGCTACAAATCTCTCCGTATTAACTTCACTCATTGAGGATGAGAAAGATCCAGAAGAGCGGAAACAGATTTTAGCAATGCTAAAAAGCGCAACAAATAGTTTAAATAGCACAGTTTACAATCTTAGCGAAGTTGTACAATCTAATGATGCAAATATTCAAACAAAATTAGCCCAAATCAATATTTTAAAGGCCATAACCACTGTACAAAATAATATTGGTACTTTGTTTCAAGATAAAAAAGGGATGTGTGTTATAGACGTTAACCCCGATCATTTTGTGCATGTAGTCCCCGCTTATTTAGATAGTGTATTTCTTAATTTATTTACTAACAGTTTAAAATATTGTGCTCCTAACAGATCTCCTATTATTAAAATTTGCACCAAATTAACTAATAAAAATATTCAATTAACTTTTGAAGATAATGGCAAAGGAATTGATATGGTGAAGTTTGGCAAAAATATCTTTGGAATGAATAAAACTTTTCACAGAAATAAAGACGCAAGAGGGGTTGGTCTATATATTACTAAAAACCAAATAGAAGCTATGGGAGGTACTATTTCCGTAACAAGTGAAGTAAATATCGGGACTAAATTTACCATTAACCTAAAAACCATTTAAGTATGATTTCTTTTCTAAAAAAAATCTACTTTGTAGATGATGACCCCATTTTCACCTTCATTTCTAAAAAATTAATGAAAGAAGAACAATTTGGTGCTTCCCTAATTGGATTTGAACACGGGAAGGAAGCTATAGAAGCCCTACTAGAATGTGATGAGAAAGACAACCTACTACCTACCGTAATTTTTCTTGACATTAGTATGCCTGTTATGAATGGTTGGGAATTTCTTGATAGTTTTCAAGCCGCACCAATCAATAATAAGGAAAAAATTAAAATAGTAGTTATGAGCTCTTCTATCAACCCTTTAGAAATAGGTATGATTAAGAACTACCCAATTGTACATGATTATATTGTAAAACCAATTACTCCCGCAGACTTAAATAAAATAAAAGACTGCTTAATTAATGAACACCAGGCGTAAAATCTTCCGGAGCATTTTGAGGTATCTTGCTTGTACCTAAATTACCCGTATCATTGAAAATACTCCATTCTTCGAACGCAAATATTGGATTCCCTGCACTAATCCCAGGATTACGCAGTGCTTTACCATCTTCAAATTCGTGAGTGGTATTAGAACCATCTTCTCCTATAACTCCGAAAATATCAATTACAGTACCAAAAGGATCTACTAACACTATAGTATCGTCTCCATTAGAATCTGCAGCACTTCCTGTACTTGCACCTATATCTGGAGCAAAACCATACACTAAAGTAAACTCGTTTTCGTTTGGAGAAATAACCACAGTAGTTTTTAATCCTATCTGTATTCCTGTTAAGTCTATTGTAGCACCGACAGTTGTATTGGCATTGGTATACCTAAGCAAGCTCCAATTTTTTAAACTAATAGCTGGGCCTGAATTATAAAGTTCAATAAAACGTGCCTCTGCATTATTGTCCGGATCTCCAATTTCACTAATAAAAATAGTTTTTGACGTGTATTCATCTATAAGCTCTTTACACCGTTCTTTGTTAAAATCTAAATCACTCACATCTCTAATTACCAAAAAATAATCTTCATTTTCATGAAGAAGTAATCCTGTAATTGCCCCACTACCTTCTGGCAGTTTTTTATCCTGAAAATCTGAATATCCACTATTTCGTAATGTAATTTCAAAATCTAAACAGTCTACTAGAACCCTATCTGTCTCCTCTCCTTTTAAGGCATACGTATCTCCTAATTGTGAATCAGAAAACTCGATCTGAGGTATGCTTACTAACGTGTTTTTATAATCCTTTAGGTTGTCTTGCAAAGAGATTATACGCGGAACAATTTCTGTAACAGCATCACAAGAAGAAGCAATATGTTGATTTACAATTGACGCCGGTAACCGCCCAACGGAAGCATTCCCAAAAGAGGTAAATACCCCTCCGATTTTATAGACGTCCTTACTTT
This genomic stretch from Cellulophaga algicola DSM 14237 harbors:
- a CDS encoding PAS domain-containing sensor histidine kinase, yielding MGSFFSQIKVNESLIKDAPISIATLDHNCNFLSFSKKFLIEHKISTNTITDAYFFDVLPDFPIAFKEVLDRCLLGNPCQNEGHKYILDNGKNIWLKWKINPWTKEDGSVGGLVVALDNITETKNIDELIKEAQEVSRTGGWQLNLLTYKAQWTKMVNIIHEMPLDYVPETFDECFVHFKEGEDRELILKATHEAIENGTPWDEEVIMITGTGKELWIRTKGRAEFVDGKCVRIYGICQDIDTAMRSQLAYRASAEKLKSAISASNVGTWEYDLNNGYTLWDDTNFELHHIDKDNYTGSLYRNWKKSLHPDDMLRVHQEVVAYYNGQGLGIVEYRVLLPNHKIRNIKASVTILTGPKNNKYRALGICQDITNEKNAAQKLKKLVEITGQQNNSLTNFAHMVSHDLRSHATNLSVLTSLIEDEKDPEERKQILAMLKSATNSLNSTVYNLSEVVQSNDANIQTKLAQINILKAITTVQNNIGTLFQDKKGMCVIDVNPDHFVHVVPAYLDSVFLNLFTNSLKYCAPNRSPIIKICTKLTNKNIQLTFEDNGKGIDMVKFGKNIFGMNKTFHRNKDARGVGLYITKNQIEAMGGTISVTSEVNIGTKFTINLKTI
- a CDS encoding response regulator produces the protein MISFLKKIYFVDDDPIFTFISKKLMKEEQFGASLIGFEHGKEAIEALLECDEKDNLLPTVIFLDISMPVMNGWEFLDSFQAAPINNKEKIKIVVMSSSINPLEIGMIKNYPIVHDYIVKPITPADLNKIKDCLINEHQA
- a CDS encoding DUF5689 domain-containing protein, translating into MLFLSCVKNKDFDVLQSHCNEELVANSTFSEVFSLYKEGTVQIQEDLIIEGYVISSDKAGNFFGVLHFQDQPQNPTGALQIELDVRDSHLFYPIGSKIFIKLKGLYLGKSKDVYKIGGVFTSFGNASVGRLPASIVNQHIASSCDAVTEIVPRIISLQDNLKDYKNTLVSIPQIEFSDSQLGDTYALKGEETDRVLVDCLDFEITLRNSGYSDFQDKKLPEGSGAITGLLLHENEDYFLVIRDVSDLDFNKERCKELIDEYTSKTIFISEIGDPDNNAEARFIELYNSGPAISLKNWSLLRYTNANTTVGATIDLTGIQIGLKTTVVISPNENEFTLVYGFAPDIGASTGSAADSNGDDTIVLVDPFGTVIDIFGVIGEDGSNTTHEFEDGKALRNPGISAGNPIFAFEEWSIFNDTGNLGTSKIPQNAPEDFTPGVH